From one Peptoniphilaceae bacterium AMB_02 genomic stretch:
- a CDS encoding LUD domain-containing protein: MYERIERLMNSLKYNGFSPLYFKESVEAVNYLLSVISDNSIGIGGSVTIDELGLYDKLVDRGSRVSWHWKGDDIDAADSSDIYISSASAVSSQGVFFFVDGYGNRVRNLMRPDKTIYLVFGTNKIVENEHSLIHRVKTIAAPKNAIRLGKNLPCSKLGYCTDCNSKDRMCNYFFKIAKNRHKNIIPIIIDTELGY; this comes from the coding sequence ATGTATGAAAGAATAGAAAGATTAATGAATAGTTTGAAGTATAATGGTTTCAGTCCTTTATACTTTAAAGAAAGTGTTGAAGCGGTGAACTACTTGCTTTCCGTAATCTCAGATAACAGTATTGGCATAGGTGGATCTGTGACCATAGATGAGCTTGGTTTATACGATAAACTTGTTGATAGGGGAAGTAGAGTATCTTGGCACTGGAAAGGTGACGATATCGATGCGGCTGATAGTTCCGATATCTATATATCAAGTGCCAGTGCTGTGAGTTCTCAGGGTGTTTTTTTCTTTGTCGATGGCTATGGAAACAGGGTAAGAAATCTTATGAGACCTGATAAAACCATTTACTTGGTATTTGGGACCAATAAGATTGTTGAAAATGAACATTCCTTAATTCATAGAGTAAAAACTATAGCAGCCCCCAAGAATGCTATAAGGCTCGGGAAAAACCTTCCTTGTTCTAAGCTGGGATATTGTACGGATTGCAATTCAAAAGATAGAATGTGTAACTACTTTTTTAAAATTGCAAAGAACAGGCATAAAAATATTATTCCTATTATAATTGATACTGAGTTAGGATATTAA
- a CDS encoding MerR family transcriptional regulator — MKKEYKIGEISKIYDLSSDSLRHYEKKGLLNPKRANNGYRIYGLDDVWKLNIIKDMRKLGFTINQIKDYIDNRSLDRSIDLIVSEINFIEKEITPLLKQKKYLEMRLKSLKDIRKFDKYESVIFKDIGDRKIIFIEGDFESDEEIDLAFRKLESRDDSSLMLFASKDMGAMITRSGIRRGEFSDYQNVFFLLDDNEEDYDAVLPKGHYATIIYKGEYEKGDTLYQELLENISESGFKIIYPVIEIYRLDIHSTSRISEFVTEIQVRVEKI; from the coding sequence ATGAAAAAAGAATATAAAATTGGAGAAATAAGTAAAATATATGACCTAAGTTCTGATTCATTAAGGCATTATGAAAAAAAAGGTCTACTTAATCCTAAAAGAGCAAATAATGGGTATAGAATATATGGACTGGATGATGTGTGGAAGTTAAATATAATAAAAGACATGAGAAAGCTGGGTTTTACGATTAATCAAATCAAAGATTATATAGACAATAGATCTTTGGATCGTAGTATTGATTTAATTGTAAGTGAAATAAATTTCATAGAGAAAGAAATCACTCCATTGTTAAAACAAAAAAAGTATTTGGAAATGCGATTAAAGTCATTAAAGGATATAAGAAAATTTGACAAATATGAATCTGTTATCTTCAAAGATATCGGTGATCGCAAAATAATATTTATAGAAGGAGATTTTGAGTCTGATGAAGAGATAGATCTAGCTTTTAGAAAACTGGAAAGTAGAGATGATTCAAGTCTTATGTTGTTTGCGAGTAAAGATATGGGAGCGATGATTACCAGAAGTGGTATCAGAAGAGGAGAGTTTTCGGATTATCAGAATGTATTCTTTCTGCTCGATGATAATGAAGAAGACTATGATGCAGTTCTACCTAAAGGGCATTATGCGACCATTATTTATAAAGGTGAATATGAGAAAGGTGATACACTATATCAGGAATTATTAGAGAATATTTCTGAAAGTGGTTTTAAAATTATATATCCTGTAATCGAAATTTATAGATTAGACATCCACAGTACGTCTAGAATCAGTGAATTTGTTACGGAAATACAAGTAAGAGTTGAGAAAATCTAA
- a CDS encoding macro domain-containing protein: MSLKIVYGDITKINVDAIVNAANTRLSGGGGVDGAIHRAAGPRLADACRKLNGCGIGEAKMTKAYNLPTKYIIHTVGPIWNGGISDEEEILRTAYNNSLDIAAKNGFNSIAFPLISAGAFGFPKQLALEIAIKSLEDYLKMKDMMVYLLIYDSEILDKYEGKIEYNHKVYNIEPL; the protein is encoded by the coding sequence ATGAGTTTAAAAATCGTATATGGCGATATTACAAAAATCAATGTTGATGCTATAGTAAATGCTGCAAATACCAGACTTTCCGGAGGGGGAGGAGTGGATGGAGCGATTCACAGAGCTGCGGGTCCCAGGTTAGCTGATGCATGTAGAAAGCTTAATGGTTGTGGGATAGGAGAAGCAAAGATGACTAAGGCTTATAATTTACCTACAAAGTATATCATCCACACAGTAGGTCCTATTTGGAATGGTGGTATTAGCGATGAGGAGGAAATACTTAGGACGGCTTATAATAATTCTCTGGATATAGCTGCAAAAAATGGATTTAATAGTATTGCTTTCCCATTAATATCAGCAGGTGCTTTCGGTTTTCCCAAACAATTGGCACTTGAAATCGCAATAAAATCACTAGAAGATTATTTAAAAATGAAAGATATGATGGTCTATTTATTAATATATGATAGTGAAATTCTAGATAAATACGAAGGAAAGATTGAGTATAACCACAAGGTATATAATATTGAACCCTTATAA
- a CDS encoding methyltransferase domain-containing protein produces MKKFNVYYLEDIQRKIPGYNLMLDIVFNAILPLKGKDLNVKNIYAIGSQSYEVKNLISLYDKSKIVVVEPSEIMLSMVSEDINSSNLDNIELVNAKFEELNIKDKFQLCLCLLVLQFTENPYEFLKTIYGNLDDDGILVLSVFTCEFLDYWYEFALNLGANPDEIEMTYRYQSKKMRVLEVDEIEEMLRDIGFSNVERGCQIMPTALWYIKK; encoded by the coding sequence ATGAAGAAATTCAATGTCTATTATTTAGAGGATATTCAAAGAAAAATACCCGGGTATAATTTAATGTTGGATATTGTTTTTAATGCAATTTTGCCTTTAAAAGGCAAAGACCTGAATGTTAAAAACATATATGCAATAGGTTCTCAAAGCTATGAAGTTAAAAACCTGATTTCACTATATGATAAATCAAAGATTGTAGTTGTTGAGCCAAGTGAGATAATGTTATCAATGGTTTCTGAAGATATCAATAGTTCAAATTTAGATAATATAGAACTAGTAAATGCTAAGTTTGAAGAGTTGAATATAAAAGATAAATTTCAATTGTGTTTATGTTTACTCGTTCTTCAATTTACGGAAAATCCATATGAATTTTTGAAAACTATCTATGGAAATTTAGATGATGACGGAATTTTAGTATTAAGTGTTTTCACTTGCGAGTTTCTGGATTACTGGTACGAGTTTGCATTAAACTTAGGAGCAAACCCCGATGAAATTGAAATGACATATCGATACCAATCAAAAAAAATGAGGGTTTTGGAAGTTGATGAAATAGAGGAAATGTTAAGAGATATTGGTTTTAGCAACGTAGAGAGGGGATGCCAAATAATGCCAACTGCATTATGGTATATCAAAAAATAA
- a CDS encoding DNA-deoxyinosine glycosylase yields MREIKHGFEPVFDEDSKILILGSFPSLKSREMGFYYGHPQNRFWKLLAKLLDREVPNTLDEKKELLLRNKIALYDAVSTAIIEGSMDRDLEVVKASDLQNILYSSNIVKIFCNGNKSYLTVTKEMKLEAVKLPSTSAANARYSLDDLYEAWKIILEYL; encoded by the coding sequence ATGAGAGAGATTAAGCATGGTTTTGAGCCTGTATTTGATGAGGACAGCAAAATTCTTATATTAGGATCATTTCCATCATTAAAGTCTAGAGAGATGGGTTTTTATTATGGACATCCTCAAAATAGATTTTGGAAGCTTTTGGCTAAATTACTTGATAGAGAAGTTCCAAATACCCTAGACGAAAAGAAGGAGTTATTATTGCGTAATAAAATTGCCTTGTATGATGCTGTATCGACTGCAATTATAGAAGGCTCTATGGATAGAGATTTAGAAGTAGTCAAAGCTTCAGATTTACAAAATATCCTATACTCTTCAAATATTGTTAAAATTTTTTGTAATGGAAACAAATCATATTTAACAGTCACTAAGGAGATGAAACTTGAAGCTGTTAAACTACCCTCAACTTCCGCTGCAAATGCAAGGTACAGC
- a CDS encoding DMT family transporter, translating into MSNKRKADIFLILVTAFWGISFYLTKVALIEMGVFTLNAFRFLLAFGIVFISLMKKTLSVNFQTLKYAVLSGIPVVISYMAYSYGILNTSISNAAFLCCMAVLFTPIFSFLIDGTVPKINFMIALLICIPGIAFITMDGTLSFSKGDIFCILCAMSYALSIIIVEKGVNKSEVDAFNLGVYQLGFVGISYLILAFIFEKPTMPTTLSTWTSVLFLAIFCTGFAVIVQSIAQKHTTASNVGLIFTLEPIFASISSYLILGEIMTSAQMIGASAIILSIFILEFDWEKLSHLKYLQNRVGDN; encoded by the coding sequence ATGAGCAATAAGAGAAAAGCAGATATATTTTTAATATTGGTTACCGCATTTTGGGGTATTTCTTTTTATTTAACCAAAGTAGCCCTAATAGAAATGGGAGTATTTACTCTAAATGCGTTTAGATTTTTATTGGCATTTGGTATTGTTTTTATTTCTTTAATGAAAAAAACTTTAAGTGTAAACTTTCAAACACTTAAATACGCTGTATTGTCGGGCATACCGGTTGTAATCTCATATATGGCATACTCATATGGTATATTGAACACCAGTATTTCCAATGCCGCTTTTTTATGTTGCATGGCCGTTTTATTTACTCCAATCTTTAGTTTTTTAATAGACGGTACAGTACCTAAGATTAACTTTATGATAGCACTCTTGATTTGCATCCCGGGTATTGCATTTATAACCATGGACGGCACGCTTTCATTTTCAAAGGGCGATATTTTTTGCATACTATGTGCAATGTCCTATGCCCTAAGCATAATAATAGTTGAAAAAGGCGTTAATAAGAGTGAAGTAGATGCATTTAATCTGGGCGTTTATCAGCTCGGATTTGTAGGAATTTCATATCTAATCTTAGCCTTTATATTTGAGAAGCCAACCATGCCGACTACATTATCTACATGGACAAGTGTTTTATTCTTAGCCATTTTCTGTACGGGTTTTGCTGTAATAGTTCAATCCATAGCACAGAAACATACTACAGCTTCAAATGTAGGCTTAATATTTACTCTGGAACCAATTTTTGCTTCAATATCATCGTACCTAATACTTGGTGAAATTATGACAAGTGCTCAAATGATTGGTGCCTCAGCCATCATCTTATCGATATTTATACTTGAATTTGATTGGGAAAAACTTTCACATTTAAAATATTTACAAAATCGAGTTGGAGATAATTAA
- the folE2 gene encoding GTP cyclohydrolase FolE2 translates to MKDVQSQKDQRNVYLNQVGINKLRHPLIVKDKRLESQKTVAEFDISVDLAMEDRGTHMSRFVEIVNEIEYINLGQLESLLTKLRDKLHAEAAYISISFPYFIEKLSPVTKSKGLIDVDCEMIGKVDHKNNFEFTLLVTVPVQTLCPCSKEISESGAHNQRAYTTVSINTTRLIWIEDIVNLIEKCASTPLYPVLKRPDEKYVTEFAYNNPKFVEDLTRDCVVALREIEGIDYYEVYTESEESIHNHNAYAYARKDIDE, encoded by the coding sequence TTGAAAGACGTTCAATCACAAAAAGATCAAAGAAATGTATATTTAAATCAAGTAGGGATTAATAAACTTCGTCATCCGCTAATTGTAAAAGACAAAAGACTGGAGTCTCAAAAAACTGTTGCTGAATTTGATATTTCTGTTGACTTGGCTATGGAGGACAGAGGTACTCATATGTCTAGATTTGTAGAAATAGTAAATGAAATAGAGTACATAAATCTGGGACAATTAGAAAGTTTATTGACAAAACTAAGAGATAAATTACATGCTGAAGCAGCTTATATTTCCATATCCTTCCCATACTTTATAGAAAAGTTGAGTCCGGTTACAAAAAGTAAAGGTCTCATCGATGTCGATTGTGAAATGATAGGAAAGGTTGATCATAAAAACAATTTTGAGTTTACGCTTTTAGTAACGGTACCGGTGCAAACACTTTGTCCTTGTTCCAAGGAGATTTCCGAATCAGGGGCACACAATCAGCGTGCTTATACAACGGTGTCCATAAATACGACAAGATTAATATGGATTGAAGATATTGTAAACTTGATAGAAAAGTGTGCTTCAACTCCACTTTATCCGGTATTAAAAAGACCGGATGAAAAGTATGTAACTGAATTTGCATATAATAATCCAAAATTCGTAGAAGATCTTACGAGAGACTGTGTTGTAGCACTTAGAGAAATTGAAGGCATTGATTATTATGAAGTTTATACTGAATCAGAAGAGAGCATACACAATCACAATGCATATGCGTATGCTAGAAAAGATATAGATGAATAA
- a CDS encoding M20 family metallopeptidase has protein sequence MRYSADNNSIDHISLLSELIEFPSINPPGDEEQISEFIYEFMTNNKIETIRVPVTEKRNNIISRLKGKNSENGIIFTGHMDVVPVSLEEKQKWISEPFTPKIKENKIYGRGSCDMKSGLAAAMISMVRLARSNTIPERDNYLVATVDEEDSMLGSKELWNHPLLLNATEVIVCEPTKLKVCTASRGRTYGLITVKGQTGHGSSFKKENNAILIANLIIEKMLQTNFDEFANPEYGDSFWQPLAINAGVEPCVVPDICTMKIDARLTIGHNPKDIWSKLNSILNEIYSVYPNINIEYNIIDEREPWETDKNSKLYKKVKDTFNEMGLPLETDYFPGTTDGTILRRANREVLIIGPGDLKYAHRENEHISIAEYELAIEMYYKIMQK, from the coding sequence ATGAGATATAGTGCTGACAACAATTCAATCGACCATATTTCACTACTAAGTGAATTAATTGAGTTTCCTTCGATAAATCCTCCGGGAGATGAGGAACAGATATCCGAGTTTATTTACGAGTTTATGACTAATAATAAAATAGAAACAATTCGTGTCCCGGTAACAGAGAAAAGGAATAATATTATTTCAAGACTAAAAGGTAAAAACTCGGAGAACGGAATTATCTTTACCGGACATATGGACGTTGTTCCGGTCAGTTTAGAAGAAAAACAGAAATGGATTTCTGAACCTTTCACTCCTAAAATTAAGGAGAATAAAATCTATGGCAGGGGTTCTTGCGATATGAAATCAGGACTTGCTGCTGCTATGATATCGATGGTACGATTAGCCAGATCCAATACCATACCTGAACGAGATAATTACTTGGTTGCAACAGTGGATGAAGAAGATTCTATGTTAGGTTCAAAAGAATTATGGAATCATCCTCTTTTATTGAATGCTACTGAAGTTATAGTCTGTGAACCTACAAAGTTGAAAGTATGTACAGCCAGCAGAGGTAGAACTTATGGACTTATAACCGTAAAGGGGCAAACCGGTCATGGTAGTAGTTTTAAAAAAGAAAATAATGCAATACTGATAGCAAACCTAATAATTGAAAAAATGCTCCAAACAAATTTTGATGAATTTGCAAATCCGGAATATGGAGATTCGTTTTGGCAGCCTCTTGCCATCAATGCAGGTGTTGAACCTTGTGTTGTACCTGATATTTGTACTATGAAAATAGACGCACGATTAACAATAGGCCATAATCCGAAAGATATTTGGAGTAAATTAAACTCCATATTAAATGAAATCTATTCAGTTTATCCTAATATTAACATAGAATACAATATAATTGACGAGCGTGAGCCATGGGAAACAGATAAAAATAGTAAATTATATAAAAAGGTTAAAGATACTTTTAACGAAATGGGTTTACCCTTAGAGACCGATTATTTTCCCGGAACTACTGATGGAACAATCCTTAGAAGAGCAAATAGAGAGGTTCTGATAATAGGACCTGGAGATTTGAAATATGCTCATAGAGAAAATGAACATATATCTATAGCTGAATATGAGCTTGCAATTGAAATGTATTATAAGATTATGCAAAAATAA
- the folK gene encoding 2-amino-4-hydroxy-6-hydroxymethyldihydropteridine diphosphokinase has protein sequence MNKNRKSRTAYLAIGSNLGDLKENLDNVIQELKKLKNSKFIKSSGYLSNSAYGVEDQPDFLNGMVQIETELEPRELLKQIKAIEVKLGRTETYRWGPRLIDIDIIMMDDLVYSDELLEIPHGDMENRDFVLIPFAEIAPDVVHPVLGISIADLENRLRNR, from the coding sequence ATGAATAAAAACAGAAAATCACGAACAGCATATTTGGCAATAGGTTCAAATCTTGGAGATCTTAAAGAGAACCTTGATAATGTAATCCAAGAACTAAAAAAGCTTAAAAATTCTAAATTTATTAAGTCATCAGGTTATTTAAGTAATTCTGCATACGGAGTTGAAGATCAACCAGACTTCCTCAATGGCATGGTTCAAATTGAAACAGAACTGGAACCGAGAGAATTACTAAAACAAATCAAAGCTATTGAAGTTAAACTTGGTCGTACAGAAACATATCGCTGGGGACCACGTCTCATTGATATAGATATTATTATGATGGATGATTTAGTATATTCCGATGAATTGCTTGAAATACCTCATGGTGATATGGAGAATCGAGATTTTGTTCTGATACCCTTCGCTGAAATAGCACCTGATGTAGTGCATCCGGTTCTAGGGATAAGTATTGCTGATTTGGAGAATAGATTAAGAAATAGATGA
- a CDS encoding class I SAM-dependent methyltransferase, whose translation MSDFYSSIVKYYEEIFRPSNAQINFLYESAKGIKVLDIACGTGKVAENLNKRGKEVLGIDLEAEMIDIAKNQNGVDAIVMNMLDVSEIDGHFDLVYCIGNSLPHLSDLNEIEYFISEVKKKITNGYLVLQWINFVPFLKQEEEYLGSLPDIKTDKLTFERRYYREGEKIRFNTLLYVDGNRLENDEILYPLLIEDMLNILNKNGFKDIEVFGGFDKSEFDIETSIPVVVRAKYERD comes from the coding sequence ATGAGTGATTTTTATAGTTCCATTGTAAAGTATTATGAAGAAATTTTTAGACCTTCGAATGCTCAAATAAATTTTTTATATGAATCGGCTAAAGGTATAAAGGTACTGGATATTGCATGTGGAACAGGAAAGGTTGCTGAAAACCTAAATAAGAGAGGTAAGGAAGTACTGGGAATTGATTTAGAAGCAGAAATGATAGATATAGCCAAAAATCAAAACGGAGTGGATGCTATAGTAATGAATATGCTTGATGTATCAGAAATTGATGGTCATTTCGATCTTGTTTATTGCATAGGAAATTCACTTCCTCATTTATCTGATTTGAATGAGATTGAATATTTTATATCTGAAGTAAAAAAGAAAATTACCAATGGTTATTTGGTTTTGCAGTGGATTAATTTCGTTCCTTTTTTAAAGCAGGAAGAAGAGTATCTTGGATCGCTGCCGGATATTAAAACTGATAAGCTGACTTTCGAACGTAGATATTATAGAGAAGGTGAAAAAATAAGATTCAATACTTTGCTTTATGTAGACGGAAATAGATTGGAGAACGATGAAATACTGTACCCATTACTCATAGAAGATATGCTAAATATATTGAATAAAAACGGATTTAAAGATATAGAGGTATTTGGAGGTTTTGATAAAAGTGAGTTTGATATAGAAACTTCTATACCCGTGGTGGTAAGGGCAAAATATGAGAGAGATTAA
- a CDS encoding YrdB family protein, translated as MFVYLQWIIGSLNFFAELVLWVAVGRAIWRVLKPINSVLAITLGILGVIITIVFWAFFLAPKADYRIPLVARIIVIGLMMIVTGYILYKYGDKRLGLALMFPLTIIQAIGQYVMAKA; from the coding sequence ATGTTTGTATATTTACAGTGGATTATTGGCAGCTTAAATTTTTTTGCAGAACTTGTACTGTGGGTAGCAGTTGGTAGAGCAATTTGGAGAGTTCTAAAACCAATTAACTCAGTACTTGCTATTACGCTTGGAATCCTTGGGGTAATCATTACTATCGTATTTTGGGCATTTTTTCTTGCTCCCAAAGCAGATTACCGAATACCATTGGTGGCAAGGATTATTGTAATAGGATTAATGATGATAGTTACGGGATATATTCTTTATAAATACGGTGATAAGAGATTAGGTTTAGCTTTGATGTTTCCGTTAACTATTATACAAGCAATAGGTCAGTATGTTATGGCTAAGGCGTAG
- a CDS encoding MATE family efflux transporter, which produces MQYLGSSGPGLRRQFYKYLLPSIGAMWFFSIYTMIDGIFVGKGVGPNALAAVNLSMPFISTVFALALLFSVGGSTLITFNLGKRDYNNSNKIFTLTLILVMIVSIFISLIALINLDSLVNMLGSSSQTAPYVKDYLRIIIIFSPFFMLAYTLEILVKADGNPGHSLILVFISAVINIVLDYVLVIKYNYGIKGAAVATGISQMIACIGYLTHFILGKAQLKIVKPDFSFDYIKSIIKLGFPESLTEFSGGFATFMFNFAIIRYLNSDAIAAFSVIMYMNNLVLSTMVAINQGVQPLISFYHGKADGQCIKKLSKLTIKSAIIWSLFFFILSRLLTAEIVSLFISHENTELYNISVQGLKLYSYSFLIAGFNIIISGFLTAIKNSGSAMIVSTLRGYVTISFTLLVLPIMIGSQGIWLSAIISELLTIIISIIILRRDLPKLRTSMNKFRVKAPVVPELNTQ; this is translated from the coding sequence ATGCAGTACCTAGGAAGCTCAGGCCCCGGACTGAGACGACAGTTTTATAAATATTTACTACCATCAATCGGGGCGATGTGGTTCTTTTCAATCTATACCATGATTGACGGCATCTTTGTAGGAAAAGGTGTTGGACCAAATGCATTAGCAGCTGTAAATCTTTCCATGCCTTTTATTAGCACAGTATTTGCTCTGGCATTATTATTCTCAGTTGGAGGCTCTACACTTATTACCTTTAACCTTGGAAAAAGAGATTACAATAATAGTAATAAAATATTCACATTGACATTAATTCTAGTAATGATAGTAAGTATCTTTATTTCACTTATAGCATTAATAAATTTAGATTCTCTAGTAAATATGCTTGGATCATCAAGTCAGACTGCCCCATACGTTAAAGATTACTTAAGGATAATTATTATATTCAGTCCATTTTTTATGCTTGCCTATACTCTGGAAATTTTAGTAAAAGCAGATGGAAATCCCGGACATTCACTTATATTAGTATTTATATCAGCTGTGATAAATATAGTTTTGGATTATGTACTCGTTATCAAATATAATTATGGAATAAAAGGAGCAGCAGTAGCGACCGGTATATCACAAATGATTGCCTGTATCGGTTATTTGACTCATTTTATCCTTGGTAAAGCTCAGTTAAAAATCGTAAAACCTGATTTTAGCTTTGATTATATAAAATCTATAATAAAACTGGGTTTTCCTGAATCTTTAACCGAGTTTTCAGGTGGATTTGCAACATTTATGTTTAACTTTGCAATCATCAGATACCTTAACAGTGATGCAATAGCTGCTTTTTCTGTAATCATGTATATGAATAATCTGGTTTTATCTACTATGGTTGCAATAAATCAAGGAGTACAGCCGCTTATAAGCTTTTATCATGGGAAAGCCGATGGACAGTGTATTAAAAAATTGTCTAAACTTACAATAAAATCAGCTATAATATGGAGTCTGTTTTTCTTTATACTTTCCAGATTATTAACTGCTGAGATAGTGTCATTATTCATATCACATGAAAACACCGAACTATACAATATATCAGTGCAGGGATTAAAACTGTATAGCTATAGCTTCTTAATAGCAGGATTTAATATAATAATTTCCGGCTTTTTAACAGCTATTAAAAATTCAGGTTCAGCAATGATCGTTTCAACACTTAGAGGATATGTTACCATTTCGTTTACCCTTCTTGTACTCCCAATCATGATTGGTTCTCAAGGCATTTGGCTATCAGCGATAATCAGTGAGTTATTAACTATAATTATTTCAATAATTATTTTGCGTAGAGATTTACCGAAACTTAGAACTTCTATGAATAAATTTAGAGTGAAAGCACCTGTAGTACCTGAACTCAATACGCAATAA
- a CDS encoding HAD family phosphatase, which produces MIKNIISDIGNVILEFNPEIIVLKYTDDMKRAQEIASVLFKGEEWYKWDRDLITKSEIAKSVKSKLRKSEFHIIDKILNTWWGYMVFNEELLDFYEVQKSKGMKLYLLSNYSPDYYELKWDKERKSLFEGEIISCDFKVGKPDPEIYKLLLDKFELEASECLFIDDLEQNLQTAKELGFNTLRYHLKERSMDEFIADFNDIVEV; this is translated from the coding sequence ATGATTAAAAATATTATATCCGACATTGGAAATGTAATTCTGGAATTTAATCCTGAAATCATTGTTTTAAAATATACAGATGACATGAAAAGGGCTCAGGAGATTGCATCTGTGCTATTTAAAGGTGAAGAATGGTATAAATGGGATAGAGATTTAATTACTAAAAGCGAAATCGCTAAAAGTGTAAAATCAAAACTTAGAAAATCCGAGTTCCATATTATAGATAAGATTCTTAACACATGGTGGGGTTATATGGTTTTTAATGAAGAGTTGCTTGACTTTTACGAAGTGCAAAAGTCTAAGGGGATGAAACTGTATTTACTGTCTAACTATAGTCCTGATTATTATGAACTGAAATGGGATAAAGAGAGAAAGAGCTTATTTGAGGGAGAGATAATTTCCTGCGATTTTAAGGTCGGCAAACCGGATCCTGAAATATACAAGCTCCTACTCGATAAGTTTGAACTTGAAGCAAGTGAGTGCTTGTTTATTGATGATCTTGAACAAAACTTGCAAACGGCTAAAGAACTTGGATTTAATACCTTAAGGTATCATTTAAAAGAAAGAAGCATGGACGAGTTTATTGCTGATTTTAATGACATTGTCGAAGTATAA
- a CDS encoding L-fuculose-phosphate aldolase — MLMERARYDLIEYGKKLVEYNLTKGTGGNLSVYDREAKTMAITPSGIDFFEIKPEDIVIMNADNEIIEGDKVPSSEWYMHKIIYDNRDDIDAVIHAHTTFATVLATLRWELPASHYMIAVAGPTVRCADYATFGSRELAENALKAMEDRRAVILANHGILAGAHDLLNAFNIIEEIEYCSEIYYRAKSIGEPVILDDAEMALMAEKFKSYGQRK, encoded by the coding sequence ATGTTAATGGAACGAGCAAGATATGACTTAATAGAATATGGCAAGAAATTAGTTGAGTATAATCTAACCAAGGGTACCGGAGGAAATCTAAGTGTGTATGACAGGGAAGCCAAAACAATGGCAATTACACCATCCGGCATTGATTTCTTCGAAATAAAACCTGAAGATATAGTTATAATGAATGCTGACAATGAAATCATAGAGGGAGATAAAGTACCTTCTAGTGAGTGGTATATGCATAAGATTATTTATGATAATAGAGATGACATCGATGCAGTTATTCATGCACATACTACTTTTGCTACTGTACTGGCAACACTTAGATGGGAACTGCCTGCATCACATTATATGATTGCAGTTGCCGGACCTACCGTGAGATGTGCTGATTATGCTACATTTGGAAGTAGAGAATTGGCTGAAAATGCTTTAAAAGCAATGGAAGATAGAAGAGCTGTTATACTGGCAAACCATGGAATACTTGCAGGTGCTCATGATTTACTTAATGCATTCAATATCATTGAAGAGATAGAGTACTGTTCTGAAATATACTATAGAGCTAAATCTATAGGTGAGCCAGTAATTCTGGATGATGCTGAAATGGCATTAATGGCTGAAAAGTTTAAATCTTACGGACAGAGAAAATAA
- the queD gene encoding 6-carboxytetrahydropterin synthase QueD codes for MILIKEFEFDAAHNLTKYHGKCERLHGHTYKLVVKLKGEPDHEDMIFDFVQLKHLVNDEILIEFDHQYLNDFLENPTAENIAKYIWEKLYPMVKRENVELYEIEVWETKTSGIVYGGK; via the coding sequence ATGATACTGATAAAAGAATTCGAGTTTGATGCAGCACATAATTTAACAAAGTACCACGGGAAATGTGAAAGACTACATGGTCATACTTATAAATTAGTGGTAAAACTTAAAGGGGAACCGGATCATGAAGATATGATATTTGATTTTGTTCAGTTAAAACACTTGGTAAATGATGAGATTTTAATTGAATTTGACCATCAATATTTAAATGACTTTTTGGAAAATCCGACAGCTGAAAATATAGCTAAATATATATGGGAAAAGTTGTATCCTATGGTAAAAAGAGAAAATGTAGAATTGTATGAGATAGAAGTATGGGAAACTAAAACTTCAGGAATTGTTTATGGAGGCAAATAA